In a genomic window of Alcanivorax sp.:
- the umuD gene encoding translesion error-prone DNA polymerase V autoproteolytic subunit, giving the protein MPITTLSPLEIREQFAAPCYLSRVRTGFPSPADDYMDKKLDLNEFLIKHPASTFYCWTEGESMEGVGIYDRDLLIVDREEQARHQDVVLAFLDGELTCKILDAHRRLLCSAHEDFPPIPILDGSDFQIEGVVINAIHFFRHRTG; this is encoded by the coding sequence ATGCCGATTACCACTCTCTCTCCACTGGAGATAAGGGAGCAGTTTGCTGCACCCTGCTATCTCTCCCGCGTCAGGACCGGGTTTCCGAGCCCTGCTGACGATTACATGGACAAGAAACTCGACCTCAATGAGTTCCTTATAAAACACCCCGCCTCAACCTTCTACTGCTGGACCGAGGGGGAATCCATGGAGGGCGTCGGCATCTATGACCGGGATCTCCTGATTGTTGACCGCGAGGAGCAGGCACGGCATCAGGATGTGGTCTTAGCCTTTCTGGATGGTGAGCTGACCTGCAAGATCCTGGATGCCCATCGTCGCCTGCTATGTTCAGCCCACGAGGACTTCCCGCCGATCCCCATCTTGGATGGGAGCGACTTTCAGATTGAGGGGGTTGTGATCAATGCCATCCACTTCTTCCGCCATCGCACTGGTTGA
- a CDS encoding IS5 family transposase, with protein sequence MSQLTFAEAEYEHKKRKTRREVFLEKLDQLLPWKALESTIAVYYASGSTGRPPYPLSSMLRIHVMQIIYNLSDPAMEDALYEIESMRRFAGIRLSRVPDETTILNFRHLLEQHTLGKKLFKKINRQLARHGLMVREGSIVDATIIEAPSSTKNKGKARDPEMHQTKKGNQWHFGMKCHIGVDDTVGLIHSLATTAANEHDLTASDQLLHGKEKRVWGDAGYCGIEKREEHKNRKVDWFIAERPGKRSTMSKVALECETIKASVRAKVEHPFRVIKGMFGYSKVRYRGLAKNTNRLYLLAGLHNLLRVKRVLLP encoded by the coding sequence ATGAGCCAGCTGACTTTTGCCGAAGCCGAATATGAACACAAGAAGCGCAAGACCCGGCGGGAAGTGTTCCTTGAGAAGTTGGATCAGTTGCTACCCTGGAAGGCGCTGGAGTCCACGATTGCGGTCTATTACGCCTCCGGTAGCACTGGCCGGCCGCCGTATCCGCTCTCCAGCATGCTGCGCATTCATGTCATGCAGATCATCTACAACCTGAGTGATCCGGCGATGGAAGATGCCTTGTATGAGATCGAGTCTATGCGCCGTTTCGCAGGGATTCGGCTCTCTCGGGTTCCTGATGAGACAACGATCCTGAACTTCCGGCACCTGCTGGAGCAGCACACTCTTGGCAAGAAGCTGTTCAAGAAGATCAACCGTCAGTTGGCACGACATGGCCTGATGGTTCGGGAAGGCAGCATCGTTGATGCGACGATTATCGAAGCGCCCAGCTCGACGAAGAACAAAGGTAAGGCTCGTGATCCGGAGATGCACCAGACCAAGAAAGGCAATCAATGGCACTTTGGCATGAAGTGCCATATTGGCGTCGATGACACGGTGGGTCTGATTCATAGCCTTGCCACTACCGCCGCGAATGAGCATGACCTGACGGCATCAGACCAGCTTTTGCATGGCAAAGAGAAACGTGTCTGGGGAGACGCGGGTTATTGCGGTATCGAGAAACGCGAAGAGCACAAGAACCGTAAAGTGGATTGGTTTATCGCTGAGCGTCCTGGTAAGCGCTCCACGATGTCGAAGGTTGCGCTGGAATGCGAAACCATCAAAGCCAGCGTACGTGCCAAAGTGGAACATCCCTTCCGAGTGATCAAAGGCATGTTCGGTTACAGCAAGGTTCGCTACCGGGGTCTGGCGAAAAATACCAACCGGCTCTATCTCCTGGCGGGGCTGCACAACCTGTTGAGGGTGAAACGGGTGCTGCTGCCCTAG
- a CDS encoding DUF87 domain-containing protein yields the protein MVIRPIQVPPINIGIDALSGRGLGFFPGLCANGHVEITGSSGMGKSTVAKFIASYLFCSKVPVVIFDFHDDLAISGIRTLHLGDGASGECSIRFLEPTPLALEVFGLRGCLESAVRAIEATGRRKLGDGQINVLRSAIMELWRRLGITESASDSPAATAKSIRPSDLRDLLLEKKDEAESSRERQIFDGLINRVDVLAACAIFEHESPLRVDDLLQNGARLHMQGIPASMRGWVARTLVNMIYAEIAAMGPVKESPFDAGSPFRVYLVLDEAGSVIRQKADDCIIKTIAKESRKFGVGLLLAAQTLDELSEEVVANVDTHFALPTRSAKDARKVEQKLGLCKGALNCGTGRWSGFYQTGHNVYKANFYHLQ from the coding sequence ATGGTGATTCGGCCCATTCAGGTTCCGCCTATTAATATCGGCATTGATGCTTTGTCCGGTCGTGGGTTGGGATTTTTTCCAGGACTATGTGCCAACGGGCATGTCGAGATCACCGGATCATCTGGCATGGGGAAGTCGACCGTAGCCAAATTTATCGCATCATACCTGTTTTGTTCGAAGGTGCCGGTAGTGATTTTCGATTTTCATGATGACTTGGCTATATCAGGGATCAGGACGCTGCATCTTGGAGATGGAGCTTCCGGTGAATGTTCGATCAGATTTCTGGAGCCAACGCCCTTGGCATTGGAGGTCTTTGGTCTGAGAGGGTGCCTGGAAAGCGCGGTCAGAGCCATTGAAGCGACGGGGAGGCGAAAGCTTGGAGATGGTCAAATCAACGTTCTGCGATCAGCGATCATGGAGTTGTGGCGGCGCCTGGGGATTACGGAAAGCGCTTCCGATTCCCCCGCTGCGACTGCAAAGAGTATTCGGCCTTCTGATCTGAGAGATCTTCTTCTTGAGAAGAAAGACGAGGCCGAAAGCAGCAGGGAAAGGCAGATTTTTGATGGCTTGATAAACCGTGTTGATGTATTGGCTGCATGCGCTATTTTCGAGCATGAATCGCCCTTGAGGGTTGATGATCTTTTACAGAATGGTGCGCGTCTTCATATGCAGGGAATCCCCGCTTCAATGAGGGGCTGGGTGGCTCGAACCTTGGTGAATATGATCTATGCTGAAATTGCGGCCATGGGGCCAGTGAAAGAATCACCGTTTGATGCCGGATCGCCATTTCGGGTGTATCTCGTCCTTGATGAGGCTGGATCGGTGATACGCCAGAAAGCGGATGACTGCATCATAAAGACCATTGCGAAAGAGAGCCGGAAGTTCGGTGTTGGCCTCCTGCTGGCCGCTCAAACGCTTGATGAACTGAGTGAGGAAGTGGTCGCCAACGTTGACACCCACTTTGCGCTGCCTACCAGAAGTGCCAAGGATGCCAGGAAGGTGGAGCAGAAGTTGGGCCTCTGTAAGGGCGCGCTAAACTGCGGAACTGGCCGTTGGTCCGGGTTCTATCAGACGGGCCATAATGTATACAAAGCAAACTTCTACCATCTGCAATAG
- a CDS encoding Y-family DNA polymerase: MPSTSSAIALVDCNSFYASCEQIFRPDLRGKPVVVLSNNDGFVVARSKEAKALGIPDLEAFFKIEGLLRKHGVAIFSSNYPLYGDISNRVMTKLQAFSPRIEVYSIDEMFLDMAGIPGDPKHTAHEIKAQLWDHIRMPVGVGIAPTKTLAKLANRTAKKLPQCQGVCVLDEPLKWEWVLKRVPVTAIWGIARRLGARLNAEGIHSALDLARAHPKVIRRMTSINLERTIEELNGRACLALEEVPPAKKQIYCTRSFGNKASTSGPVLEAVALYASRAAEKLRKQHHLALSMHVFMHTSPFEPNFHSASDLVQLPYPTDDTREIVKLARATAARLYQPGHAFLKAGVGLVNICDRKHHQFDMLHPGQTERADQLMTVIDSINRAQGKGSVFMASQGTSAPWYMRQQFRSPEYTTQWAELPVAHCHTLPCS, from the coding sequence ATGCCATCCACTTCTTCCGCCATCGCACTGGTTGACTGCAACTCGTTCTACGCCAGTTGCGAGCAGATCTTCCGGCCTGACTTACGAGGCAAGCCGGTGGTGGTGCTGTCCAATAACGATGGCTTTGTTGTCGCCCGTAGCAAGGAGGCCAAAGCGCTAGGCATCCCAGACCTGGAAGCCTTTTTCAAGATTGAGGGGCTACTCAGAAAGCATGGCGTAGCCATCTTTTCCAGTAATTACCCGCTGTATGGCGACATCTCCAACCGGGTGATGACCAAACTCCAGGCATTCAGCCCCCGGATTGAGGTCTACAGCATCGACGAGATGTTTCTCGACATGGCGGGGATCCCTGGCGATCCGAAGCACACCGCACATGAGATCAAGGCTCAGCTGTGGGATCACATCCGAATGCCAGTGGGGGTAGGCATTGCGCCAACCAAAACATTGGCCAAGCTGGCCAACCGAACTGCCAAGAAGCTCCCGCAGTGTCAGGGTGTCTGTGTGCTGGATGAACCACTGAAGTGGGAATGGGTGCTGAAGCGTGTCCCGGTCACGGCCATCTGGGGGATCGCCCGACGATTGGGGGCCAGGCTCAATGCTGAAGGAATTCACAGCGCTCTCGATCTCGCCAGGGCACACCCCAAGGTCATTCGGCGGATGACCAGTATCAACCTGGAACGAACTATCGAGGAGCTGAACGGCAGAGCCTGCCTGGCCCTTGAGGAAGTGCCGCCCGCGAAGAAGCAGATCTACTGCACTCGCTCTTTCGGCAACAAGGCCTCTACTTCAGGCCCTGTACTGGAGGCGGTAGCTCTCTACGCGTCCCGAGCCGCCGAGAAACTCCGGAAACAGCACCACCTGGCGTTGAGCATGCATGTGTTCATGCACACCTCGCCATTTGAGCCGAACTTCCACTCCGCCAGCGACTTGGTCCAGCTTCCCTACCCCACCGACGACACACGAGAGATCGTGAAATTGGCCAGGGCGACAGCCGCTCGCCTGTACCAACCTGGCCATGCCTTCCTGAAAGCGGGTGTTGGTCTCGTGAACATCTGCGACCGCAAGCACCATCAGTTCGACATGCTACACCCAGGCCAGACAGAGAGAGCTGACCAGCTCATGACCGTCATCGACAGTATCAACCGTGCCCAAGGGAAAGGCAGCGTGTTCATGGCCTCCCAAGGGACCTCAGCCCCGTGGTACATGAGGCAACAGTTCAGATCACCGGAGTACACAACGCAATGGGCAGAGTTGCCCGTAGCTCACTGTCACACTCTGCCCTGCTCTTGA
- a CDS encoding inovirus-type Gp2 protein, which yields MNQGHGMMLSVEAQVGRLEQFHEMLDCGLDVYNQRDNLNKVFITDQAETARALADVTTLLDEIVPQRRLVISRRQETSQGLIRRIPNKKTPAIESCINLTEDDFWGYKVDPDVQVVLGLNREAAVRVLTGRRLHERVGGKTVHDYYLEYLHELKRRLSAPEILQFRRQQVVREQRRVDSITGAVNEALSLCRKARLVRVDGSYKQSVRRNKTPECISNDLDRFIRNMRHNKRQFSALVLAVFKIEYGAKKGYHWHGYFIYDGSKVRMDVLLGTYLKSYWCDVVTKGEGAGFNVNVGEIRTALSKRLQVPVRHLAVGEFRKGDAIQEANMRALIRYFAKKEQSLRLTGQKSVNQLRIVRGPRFKALKQRRDRTATRESG from the coding sequence ATGAACCAAGGGCACGGCATGATGCTGTCAGTAGAAGCTCAAGTGGGACGGCTGGAGCAGTTCCATGAAATGCTGGACTGTGGACTGGATGTTTACAATCAGAGAGATAATCTCAATAAAGTCTTCATCACTGATCAGGCAGAGACTGCACGTGCGCTTGCGGACGTCACGACGCTTTTAGATGAAATCGTGCCCCAGCGGCGACTGGTCATTAGCCGACGGCAGGAGACTAGCCAAGGGCTTATCCGCAGAATCCCCAATAAGAAGACACCAGCCATCGAATCCTGTATCAATCTCACTGAGGATGATTTCTGGGGGTACAAGGTGGACCCGGATGTTCAGGTTGTCCTGGGCCTCAATAGGGAAGCGGCGGTTCGCGTCTTGACGGGGCGTCGGTTGCATGAGCGCGTTGGCGGTAAAACGGTACATGATTACTATCTCGAGTATCTTCACGAACTGAAACGGCGGCTATCAGCACCTGAGATCCTTCAGTTTCGTAGACAGCAGGTGGTCAGGGAGCAGCGTAGAGTAGACAGCATCACCGGGGCAGTGAATGAGGCGTTGAGCCTTTGTCGAAAAGCTCGCTTGGTGCGTGTTGATGGCAGCTACAAACAGTCTGTGCGTAGGAATAAAACCCCAGAGTGCATATCAAACGATCTAGACCGCTTCATTAGAAACATGCGGCATAACAAGCGCCAGTTTTCTGCTCTGGTGTTGGCGGTGTTCAAGATTGAATACGGGGCAAAAAAGGGCTATCACTGGCATGGATACTTTATATATGACGGTAGTAAGGTCCGCATGGATGTTTTACTTGGCACTTACTTGAAGAGCTATTGGTGTGACGTGGTTACTAAAGGTGAAGGGGCTGGGTTTAATGTGAATGTAGGTGAGATTAGAACGGCGCTGTCGAAACGATTACAGGTCCCTGTGCGGCATTTGGCGGTTGGAGAATTTCGTAAGGGCGATGCAATCCAGGAAGCCAATATGAGGGCTCTCATCCGTTACTTCGCAAAAAAAGAACAGTCCCTTCGGCTAACCGGACAAAAGAGCGTCAATCAATTGCGCATTGTGCGAGGGCCCCGCTTCAAGGCACTGAAGCAGCGGAGAGACCGAACAGCGACCAGGGAAAGTGGTTGA
- the tatC gene encoding twin-arginine translocase subunit TatC, whose protein sequence is MNAMPLTRHLLELRQRLLRSVIAIVLVFIPLFMFAGEIYTHLAQPLMQALPEGGSMIATDVTAPFLVPFKLALYLSMLLAMPFLLHQCWSFVSPGLYRREKRFAGPLLLASVLLFYLGALFAWFVVMPLLFAFFISVAPEGVAVMTDIGAWLGFTMTFVMAFGMAFELPVAVVLMVASGITTPAALAGGRSYVVVGCFVAGMLLTPPDIISQSLLAIPMWVLFEVGLLCSRWVEPMEDDSEALS, encoded by the coding sequence ATGAATGCCATGCCGCTGACTCGCCATTTGCTGGAATTGCGTCAGCGGCTGCTGCGTTCGGTGATTGCCATCGTGCTGGTCTTTATTCCCCTGTTCATGTTTGCCGGGGAAATTTATACCCACCTGGCGCAGCCTCTCATGCAGGCTTTGCCTGAGGGTGGCAGCATGATCGCCACGGACGTGACGGCGCCGTTTCTGGTCCCCTTCAAGCTGGCGTTGTATTTGAGCATGTTGCTGGCCATGCCGTTTCTGTTGCATCAATGCTGGAGCTTTGTGTCGCCGGGGCTGTATCGGCGAGAGAAACGTTTTGCAGGGCCGTTATTGCTTGCCAGCGTGTTGTTGTTCTATCTCGGGGCCCTGTTTGCCTGGTTCGTGGTCATGCCGTTGTTGTTTGCCTTCTTCATTTCGGTGGCCCCGGAAGGGGTCGCGGTGATGACAGATATCGGCGCATGGCTGGGCTTCACCATGACATTCGTGATGGCGTTCGGCATGGCCTTTGAGTTGCCGGTGGCGGTGGTGTTAATGGTGGCGTCGGGCATCACCACGCCGGCCGCATTGGCTGGTGGCCGTTCCTACGTGGTAGTGGGCTGTTTCGTGGCGGGAATGTTGCTCACGCCGCCGGACATTATTTCCCAGAGCTTGCTGGCAATACCCATGTGGGTGCTGTTTGAGGTGGGATTACTGTGTTCGCGCTGGGTGGAGCCGATGGAGGATGACAGTGAGGCGTTATCCTGA
- a CDS encoding AlpA family phage regulatory protein, whose protein sequence is MNTRLIAAPLSVCAGEAPKPLTGLTMLSAKDLAEELGIGVSTLWAWVDCNGKHFIPEFPQPIRLGGNCTRWRAQDVADYLAGVMGGDHAD, encoded by the coding sequence ATGAATACTCGATTGATTGCTGCGCCGCTATCTGTTTGCGCAGGTGAAGCACCAAAGCCGCTAACTGGCCTCACTATGCTGTCAGCCAAAGATCTGGCTGAGGAATTGGGGATCGGAGTGAGCACGCTGTGGGCTTGGGTTGATTGCAACGGGAAGCACTTTATTCCCGAATTTCCACAGCCGATAAGGCTGGGAGGGAACTGTACCCGCTGGCGGGCGCAAGACGTGGCAGATTATTTGGCCGGTGTTATGGGAGGTGATCATGCTGATTAA
- a CDS encoding protein kinase: MAKNIKYRKNQTIGDWKLSYKLGSGGNGEVWSVKDGNDSYAIKLLKKIRPTIYNRFRSEVEAMEKNQDISGVIPLVDKFLPEDVGDQVPWFVMPQAIKFSEWRKGKTVLEIVEGMLGLANTLHQLHQREFHHRDIKPANILFLKNRLFLSDFGLVKYPGRIDITKEGLNNSLFSPLR, encoded by the coding sequence ATGGCGAAAAATATTAAGTATAGGAAAAATCAAACCATTGGCGATTGGAAGCTTTCATACAAGCTGGGATCTGGTGGTAATGGAGAAGTATGGTCAGTAAAAGATGGAAATGATTCTTATGCCATAAAGCTTTTAAAAAAAATCAGGCCGACGATTTACAATAGATTTAGGTCCGAAGTAGAAGCCATGGAGAAGAATCAAGATATTAGTGGTGTTATACCGTTGGTTGACAAGTTTTTGCCAGAGGATGTGGGTGATCAGGTGCCGTGGTTTGTGATGCCGCAAGCTATCAAGTTTTCTGAGTGGAGAAAAGGAAAAACTGTTCTGGAGATAGTGGAGGGGATGCTGGGACTGGCTAATACTCTCCATCAACTCCATCAAAGAGAATTTCATCATCGTGATATAAAGCCAGCCAATATCCTTTTCCTAAAAAACCGTTTATTTTTGTCTGATTTTGGACTTGTTAAGTACCCGGGTCGAATAGATATTACTAAGGAAGGTCTGAATAACTCGCTTTTTTCGCCTTTACGATGA
- the tatA gene encoding Sec-independent protein translocase subunit TatA gives MLSGISLWQLLIVLVIVIMLFGTKRIRSLGSDLGGAVKGFRDAVKDGEKSLQSEQDDQSTLVSSDMNKQKDTVRS, from the coding sequence ATGCTTTCCGGTATCAGTCTCTGGCAACTTCTTATTGTTCTGGTCATCGTCATCATGCTGTTCGGTACCAAGCGTATCCGCAGTCTTGGTTCGGATCTGGGCGGAGCTGTCAAAGGCTTCCGTGATGCCGTAAAGGATGGCGAGAAAAGTCTCCAGTCGGAGCAGGATGACCAGAGCACATTGGTGTCCAGTGACATGAACAAGCAGAAAGACACGGTTCGGAGCTGA
- a CDS encoding IS3 family transposase (programmed frameshift), which yields MSSKRYPEEFKIEAVRQVTDRGHSVAQVADRLGVTTHSLYAWIRKFGPDSEQHQANADDQAEIRRLQKELKRVTEERDIPKKSRGVLRQSVRLRYAFIQEHSERWPIRSLCSLLDVHPSGFYAWQRQPRSARAIEDERLSGLIKQFWLESGAVYGYRKVHTDLREYGERCGPNRVHRLMRHAGIRAQVGYRKPRHRAGELHKVTPNILQRQFNPQAPNESWVTDITYIRTHEGWLYLAVVLDLFSRRVIGWSMQSRITKELALDALLMAVWRRKPEGKVVVHSDQGSQYTSHDWDSFLKAHELEGSMSRRGNCHDNAVAESFFQLLKRERIKRKIYSSRDAARADIFDYIEMFYNNRRRHGSNEKLSPVEYEKRHQERQGSV from the exons ATGAGTAGCAAACGCTATCCCGAAGAATTCAAGATTGAGGCGGTTCGCCAGGTGACGGATCGTGGTCACAGTGTGGCCCAAGTGGCTGACCGACTCGGCGTCACCACCCATAGCCTGTACGCCTGGATCAGGAAGTTTGGCCCGGATTCCGAGCAGCATCAGGCCAATGCAGATGACCAAGCCGAGATTCGCCGGCTCCAGAAAGAGCTCAAGCGCGTTACCGAAGAGCGAGACATCC CTAAAAAAAGCCGCGGCGTACTTCGCCAGTCAGTCCGATTGAGGTACGCCTTCATTCAGGAGCACAGCGAGCGGTGGCCAATCCGCTCACTGTGTTCTCTGTTGGACGTTCACCCCAGTGGCTTTTACGCCTGGCAGAGACAGCCTCGTTCAGCTCGTGCAATCGAGGACGAGCGCCTGTCCGGGCTGATCAAGCAGTTCTGGCTGGAATCCGGGGCCGTGTATGGCTACCGGAAGGTTCATACCGATCTGCGCGAGTATGGCGAGCGATGCGGGCCCAATCGAGTCCACCGCCTGATGCGCCACGCAGGAATACGAGCGCAGGTGGGGTATCGTAAACCACGCCATAGGGCTGGGGAGCTGCACAAGGTGACACCGAATATCCTTCAGCGCCAGTTCAATCCGCAAGCCCCGAACGAGAGCTGGGTAACGGATATTACCTATATCCGCACACATGAAGGCTGGCTGTATCTGGCGGTTGTTCTAGATCTGTTCTCAAGACGGGTGATCGGTTGGTCAATGCAATCCAGGATAACCAAGGAACTGGCGCTGGATGCGCTGCTGATGGCGGTCTGGCGTCGCAAGCCTGAGGGCAAGGTGGTTGTTCACTCCGACCAAGGAAGCCAATACACCAGCCACGACTGGGACTCGTTTCTGAAGGCGCATGAGCTGGAGGGGAGTATGAGTCGGCGCGGTAACTGCCACGACAATGCTGTTGCTGAGAGCTTCTTCCAGCTGTTGAAGCGGGAGAGAATAAAGCGAAAGATTTACAGCAGTCGGGACGCGGCCCGGGCAGATATTTTTGATTATATCGAGATGTTCTATAACAACCGTCGACGCCATGGTTCTAATGAAAAGCTGTCACCGGTAGAGTATGAAAAGCGTCACCAAGAACGGCA
- a CDS encoding SOS response-associated peptidase family protein yields the protein MAPPLPLGGLYKEWTDKVTGEEVTSASIITLPGIPALEQIHRKSTPLWLPEDAYDIWLSPEVTDVTALEGLLAPVIRADLMATPIDKVSLKQTVGEPFLIQD from the coding sequence ATGGCACCGCCATTGCCTTTGGGGGGGCTGTACAAAGAATGGACGGACAAGGTGACAGGGGAGGAAGTTACCTCCGCGTCGATCATTACCCTGCCGGGTATCCCGGCCCTGGAGCAGATCCACCGCAAGTCCACGCCATTGTGGTTGCCTGAGGATGCGTATGACATTTGGTTGTCGCCAGAGGTGACGGATGTGACTGCGCTGGAAGGGTTGCTAGCCCCAGTGATACGCGCTGATCTGATGGCTACCCCGATTGACAAGGTCAGCCTCAAGCAGACGGTAGGGGAACCTTTTCTTATTCAGGATTAA
- the tatB gene encoding Sec-independent protein translocase protein TatB, whose translation MFDFGFMEILLVCVVALVVLGPEKLPRLVRTLGQWVGRGRAMMKQMQQQLENEARNLDMKERREKIQRELALLQGNPVEKEVAEKSLPVKDVESS comes from the coding sequence ATGTTCGACTTCGGTTTCATGGAAATACTACTGGTCTGTGTGGTGGCGCTGGTGGTGCTGGGTCCGGAAAAACTGCCCAGGCTGGTGCGTACCCTGGGCCAGTGGGTGGGGCGAGGGCGAGCAATGATGAAGCAGATGCAGCAACAGCTGGAGAATGAGGCGCGCAACCTGGATATGAAAGAGCGCCGCGAAAAGATCCAGCGTGAGTTGGCATTGTTGCAGGGCAATCCGGTTGAAAAGGAGGTGGCAGAGAAATCGCTACCGGTGAAGGACGTGGAATCGTCATGA